The Naumovozyma dairenensis CBS 421 chromosome 11, complete genome genome includes a window with the following:
- the TUL1 gene encoding ubiquitin-protein ligase TUL1 (similar to Saccharomyces cerevisiae TUL1 (YKL034W); ancestral locus Anc_2.545), with the protein MEINGNTLVFLILILFLFFSSPGGDGVASQYEFTQLEKLRNQFTTEYESFQNMTYTDNFRNITGFKLSYQDIITNREINATYPIENKDYTHWANNQTYLLLPDRLIDTINTKVWSTPGGSPNNIFPPNITTSMTGHIELVANDEYTPIRMPVPNYFEPPTDFAENNPPGGEQYYDEWPNYGELHNVTFQNGELNIQVTHLDQVHTELNQNAKYKKRFNSQDGRWKLLNLKIEFFDKLEKEKHVSSSIAVYDIRRGRILGMSQSSKFHSLFALPHYMNLRNEENNEIFSEVKLLIKEYWNTSNYVDTLTMSDLDQLYDNALTKCEYMAFLQLEPWSQYTKDQIKQIDDELDWPIGRPVNISHIPPVSIKSGLLYSPDCGVQLQFNDVKGPRTELKVRTIRIHIIIGILLFAAQIYLLLCQMQHTNTPSSINKISFYSFSMINLVDGSLATLYFVAASVLPELYLPLVLSSFLSFILASIFETRYMISIYASQVNEAHVGILTLLRGHLRNEDDHVPRTTIVPDEASISGRLYGRFFFSLIIFIFVVSSSTSWPRKIRMIFEYIAIFALNSYWVPQIFRNTIKGIASRRDRRRNNSPTNRRQNEMPLLWRFILGTTVIRTLPIIYVFTYSANIFRHHRDVTFVVVLSLWLIFQIAILYSQDILGSRWFLPQHSIPEGYTYFKPISLQHSIEHGGGSKDEPYTVDCAICMSPVPVYIEEVEGTHKVDIHSYMVTPCNHIFHTECLENWMGYKLQCPVCRSSLPPL; encoded by the coding sequence atggaGATCAACGGAAACACCCTTGTGTTCCTGATCCTGattcttttcttatttttctcttctcCAGGTGGTGATGGAGTGGCATCCCAGTATGAATTCACTCAATTAGAGAAACTGAGGAACCAGTTTACTACTGAATATGAATCATTTCAGAATATGACTTATACTGATAACTTCCGAAATATTACTGGATTTAAACTTAGTTATCAAGATATAATAACGAATCGAGAAATTAATGCAACCTACCctatagaaaataaagattaCACTCATTGGGCAAATAATCAGACATATCTATTGTTACCCGATCGTCTTATTGACACCATTAACACAAAGGTGTGGTCTACTCCGGGTGGTAGTCCGAATAATATATTTCCACCTAATATTACCACTTCAATGACGGGCCATATTGAACTAGTTGCGAATGATGAATATACACCTATTAGAATGCCTGTTCCAAACTATTTTGAGCCGCCAACTGACTTTGCAGAAAATAATCCACCTGGAGGTGAACAGTATTACGACGAATGGCCGAATTATGGCGAATTACATAATGTcacttttcaaaatggtGAATTAAATATACAGGTAACTCATTTAGATCAAGTACATACTGAATTGAACCAAAAtgcaaaatataaaaaacgTTTCAATTCGCAAGATGGAAGATGGAAGTTATTGAACCTAAAAATCGAATTTTTCGATAAACTGGAGAAGGAGAAGCATGTGTCGAGTTCAATTGCTGTATATGATATTAGAAGAGGTCGTATTTTGGGGATGTCTCAAAGTTCAAAGTTCCATTCCTTATTTGCATTGCCACATTATATGAATCTTCgtaatgaagaaaataatgaaattttttcagAGGTTAAACTTTTGATCAAGGAATACTGGAATACTTCAAATTATGTGGACACTTTGACAATGTCAGATTTAGATCAGCTTTATGATAATGCACTTACAAAATGTGAATACATGGCATTCCTACAATTAGAACCTTGGAGTCAATACACAAAAGACCAAATCAAACAAATTGACGATGAACTAGATTGGCCTATTGGAAGACCAGTTAACATATCACATATACCGCCAGTATCTATCAAATCTGGGTTATTGTACTCACCTGATTGTGGAGTCCAACTCCAATTTAACGACGTTAAAGGGCCTAGAACCGAATTGAAGGTAAGAACAATCAGAatacatataataattgGTATTTTGCTATTTGCGGCCCAGATTTATCTATTGCTTTGTCAAATGCAGCATACAAACACACCGTCAAgtattaataaaatatcattctATTCCTTCTCTATGATTAACCTTGTGGACGGATCCTTGGCTACATTATATTTCGTGGCGGCAAGCGTATTACCGGAACTCTACTTGCCTCTTGTTTTAAGCTCATTTTTGTCTTTTATTTTAGCTTCCATTTTCGAAACAAGGTATATGATATCAATATACGCATCTCAAGTCAATGAAGCCCACGTTGGTATACTTACACTTTTGAGAGGCCACCTAAGaaatgaagatgatcaTGTCCCAAGAACAACTATAGTTCCAGATGAGGCATCAATCAGTGGACGTCTGTACGGtagatttttcttttcactgatcatattcatttttGTTGTATCGAGTTCGACTTCCTGGCCTCGTAAGATTAGAATGATTTTCGAATATATTGCAATTTTTGCATTGAATTCGTATTGGGTCCCACaaatatttagaaataCCATTAAGGGGATCGCATCAAGGAGAGATAGAAGGAGGAATAATAGTCCAACAAATAGAAGACAAAACGAAATGCCGTTATTATGGAGATTTATCCTTGGTACTACGGTAATTAGAACTTTACCAATCATATATGTTTTTACTTACTCTGCCAATATATTTAGGCATCATAGAGACGTTACCTTTGTTGTGGTTCTTTCCTTGTGGttaattttccaaattgcAATTTTATATTCACAAGATATTTTAGGGTCACGTTGGTTCTTGCCTCAACATAGCATTCCAGAAGGATATACCTATTTCAAGCCTATATCTTTACAGCATTCTATCGAGCATGGAGGTGGTTCTAAAGATGAACCATATACAGTTGATTGTGCGATATGTATGTCTCCAGTTCCCGTGTATATCGAGGAGGTAGAAGGCACACATAAGGTCGATATACATTCATACATGGTAACTCCATGTAATCATATTTTCCATACAGAATGTTTGGAGAATTGGATGGGTTATAAATTACAATGTCCTGTTTGTAGAAGTTCATTACCTCCTTTATAA
- the NDAI0K01820 gene encoding haloacid dehalogenase superfamily protein (similar to Saccharomyces cerevisiae YKL033W-A; ancestral locus Anc_2.544), producing MDGLLLNTEDIYTISLNEILAKYGKGPLTWDVKIRLQGLPGPEAGKRVIEHYGLPITVEEYEKMSVEIQTSLWSSCAFLPGALELIKYLHLKKIPIALCTSSNKTKYHGKTNHLREGFDLFDAIVTISDPRIPKGRGKPHPDIWQLGLKLLNEKYNTNITPEECLVFEDGIPGVQSGKAFGAHVIWVPHPEAFDILGDVDAVLEGRGELLTSLDKLDKAKFGL from the coding sequence ATGGATGGATTATTACTTAATACAGAAGATATCTACACCATTTCCTTAAATGAGATCTTGGCCAAATATGGTAAGGGACCTTTAACATGGGATGTCAAGATCAGATTACAAGGTTTACCTGGACCCGAGGCTGGTAAGAGAGTCATCGAACATTATGGTCTTCCAATAACCGTCgaagaatatgaaaagATGAGCGTTGAGATTCAAACAAGTTTATGGAGTAGTTGTGCATTTTTACCTGGTGCTTTAGAATTGATCAAATATTTACACTTAAAGAAAATCCCAATTGCTCTATGCACTTCAAgtaataaaacaaaatatcaCGGGAAGACAAATCATTTAAGAGAAggatttgatttatttgatgCTATTGTTACCATTTCCGATCCAAGAATTCCTAAAGGTAGAGGGAAACCACACCCTGATATTTGGCAATTGGGTTTGAAACTgttgaatgaaaaatataatacaaatattaCTCCAGAGGAATGTTTAGTTTTCGAAGATGGGATTCCTGGGGTTCAATCTGGGAAAGCCTTTGGTGCTCACGTTATTTGGGTTCCTCATCCAGAGGCCTTTGATATATTAGGAGATGTTGATGCTGTTTTGGAAGGTAGAGGCGAACTGCTTACTTCATTGgataaattagataaagCTAAATTTGGTTTGTAA
- the PRS3 gene encoding ribose phosphate diphosphokinase subunit PRS3 (similar to Saccharomyces cerevisiae PRS3 (YHL011C); ancestral locus Anc_2.543), translating into MANNSIKLLAPDVHRGLAELVSKRLGLPLTDSTLKRDPTGEVSFSIGQSVRDQDIFIITQIGSGIVNDRVLELLIMINASKTASARRITAIIPNFPYARQDRKDKSRAPITAKLMADMLTTAGCDHVVTMDLHASQIQGFFDVPVDNLYAEPSVVRYIKENVNFQDAIIISPDAGGAKRAAGLADRLDLNFALIHKERARANEVSRMVLVGDVTDKICIIVDDMADTCGTLAKAADILLENRARSVIAIVTHGVLSGNAIQNINGSKLDKVVCTNTVPFEEKMKSCPKLDVIDISGVLAESIRRLHNGESISYLFKHQW; encoded by the coding sequence atggCCAATAATtctattaaattattagcaCCAGACGTCCATAGAGGTCTAGCTGAATTAGTCTCCAAGAGGCTGGGTTTACCATTAACAGATTCCACTTTGAAAAGAGACCCGACAGGAGAAGTTTCCTTCTCTATTGGACAGTCCGTTAGAGATCaagatattttcatcattactCAAATCGGTTCAGGTATTGTCAATGACCGTGTCTTGGAATTACTGATCATGATTAACGCTTCCAAGACTGCCTCCGCAAGAAGAATTACTGCAATTATCCCAAATTTCCCATACGCAAGACAAGATAGAAAGGATAAATCCCGTGCTCCTATCACTGCCAAATTAATGGCGGATATGTTAACCACCGCTGGTTGTGATCATGTGGTTACTATGGACTTACATGCTTCACAAATTCAAGGGTTTTTTGATGTCCCTGTGGATAACCTGTACGCTGAACCAAGTGTCGTCagatatattaaagaaaatgttaATTTTCAAGATGCTATCATTATATCACCAGATGCTGGTGGTGCTAAACGTGCTGCTGGATTAGCTGATAGATTGGATTTAAATTTTGCCTTAATTCATAAGGAAAGAGCAAGAGCTAATGAAGTGTCTCGTATGGTTTTGGTCGGGGATGTCACAGATAAAATTTGCATCATTGTAGACGATATGGCTGACACTTGTGGTACCTTAGCTAAAGCTGCTGATAttcttttggaaaatagGGCAAGGTCTGTCATAGCCATTGTCACTCACGGTGTCCTATCTGGTAATGCTATCCAAAATATCAATGGTTCTAAACTAGATAAGGTCGTTTGTACAAATACAGTtccatttgaagaaaaaatgaaatcatgTCCTAAACTGGATGTTATTGATATCAGTGGTGTCTTGGCTGAAAGTATTCGTCGTTTACATAATGGTGAAAGTATTTCATACCTATTTAAACATCAATGGTAA
- the TTI1 gene encoding Tti1p (similar to Saccharomyces cerevisiae YKL033W; ancestral locus Anc_2.541), producing MVAMNTHVTNDSRSAFLQVKPICVALSQIAFLPKESFDPESKTLLETLKSLETVLSSFPDASLSLNFADYVFIPLSSLLKQNELGQSQTEYVLLIFCQLSRLCWLLRGTLSEKLAKQCFPLLTFLISPDKENLKLKEASSHFKISAVKTLYQFFKSLKNQSYSTTYFQIDKKDAQLPTLAHTISIFLDLLLDNPQSPNLLDSILNSLNILYFDIIKDGELLSFVLPGNVSTLSKVLNLPGKTVNYKIVCLTLKTLGSLLQLVYNDSVLGVQIISKIQDLSDITKTITDFDDNDIHSQLESIEMNSPGNHRNSNWLKATSQQVNLALKGFIPRLISRNNRQIDESLVSFVSSLMLDCSSSLKPCESIFIETLVSLQQNPLYQLATHSKELSKYVEDKLQNLNRFIQFDQSNEIKSLNFATNILVNNANEKISNISMITNDIIKQINDSLIATSNSDSRLLSNVNGKSKQKKVIEQSSNVIVNDLQSFQNSKDNTLGKHQLLPKISKEMEHEITNLLNRIGSNMESQDLQFLLNHLLSNQTKNSTSLSEKMITLWTATQLLNSHGSDHFSSLSITNEDNPEFLTFNDRDEQQLGPQYNEACFTILEYCNDLSEEISINLESSTHSMTQEEERALCIVLYSISNVSTLMGTDFAMELIDHLYIVIDNLANSSYLVRSFAQSCSINIANLLYDGSVKELILQNVDYLVESIAVRLNSGMMNHVGTILMVICKIAGFKTIRSFQDVIETIFKLLEYFHGYSDLCLEFFQLFEIIILEMKKEYLATNTDDRRLDHQVGNVNSFKPWGMKNIDQLIQVLETFEEGDQLTNPSPDDYPLDEDEPKNFQDYFDSKLREVDSDDESIMDEVQNVEGEGVLENDDGEEEEEDEKDDDEDKWVSPIPNDAYKILLQIFSYSDRLLTHPSKPLRIQILRTCQILIPMISTQHSLFLPQVAQFWNTVVKCSLDDDFNIIKYSMECIELLMHFADDFITKRFFEFWSRLKNESVLLKKINKIGNIEGMKSQALQKFPIIIRDALLAMSKMLLEGIKITEFSLPETIMVEMIEVCLNVLPVDEVASRSLVIGDIVWSMK from the coding sequence ATGGTTGCTATGAATACACATGTTACAAATGACTCTCGTTCTGCTTTTCTCCAGGTAAAACCTATATGTGTTGCATTATCACAAATTGCGTTCCTGCCGAAAGAGTCTTTCGATCCCGAATCTAAGACTTTGTTAGAGACATTGAAGAGCCTAGAAACGGTTTTATCGAGTTTCCCAGATGCTTCGCTTTCTTTGAACTTTGCTGATTATGTTTTCATACCTTTATCAAGTCTTCTTAAACAAAATGAGTTGGGTCAATCTCAAACGGAATACGTACTATTGATATTCTGTCAATTATCAAGACTTTGTTGGCTCCTGCGTGGTACTTTATCAGAGAAATTGGCTAAACAATGTTTTCCACTGCTGACGTTTTTAATTAGTCCCGATAAGGAGAATTTGAAACTGAAAGAGGCGTCTAGTCATTTCAAAATCTCTGCTGTGAAGACATTgtatcaatttttcaaatcctTAAAAAACCAATCATATTCAACCACGTACtttcaaattgataaaaaagATGCGCAACTACCTACTTTGGCCCATACCATTTCGATTTTCCTTGATCTTCTGCTGGATAATCCCCAATCACCAAACTTACTAGattcaattttaaattcccttaatattctttattttgaCATTATAAAAGACGGTGAACTATTATCATTTGTACTTCCAGGGAATGTATCGACTTTATCAAAGGTTCTTAACCTTCCCGGGAAAACGGTAAACTATAAAATCGTATGTCTTACGCTGAAAACTCTAGgatcattattacaattagTCTATAATGATTCTGTACTGGGTGTTCAAATCATCTCTAAAATCCAAGATTTAAGTGATATAACTAAAACGATTACtgattttgatgataatgatatccATTCTCAACTAGAAAGTATAGAAATGAACTCGCCTGGGAATCAtagaaattcaaattggTTAAAAGCAACATCCCAACAAGTAAATTTGGCCTTGAAGGGGTTTATACCAAGGCTgatatcaagaaataatagGCAAATAGATGAATCGTTAGTGTCATTTGTTTCAAGTTTGATGCTGGACTGTTCATCCTCATTAAAGCCTTGTGAATCAATATTCATAGAGACATTAGTATCTTTACAACAAAATCCGTTATATCAATTAGCAACACATAGTAAAGAACTATCAAAATATGTTGAAGATAAGTTGCAAAATTTGAACAGGTTTATTCAATTCGATCAATccaatgaaataaaatcattgaattttgCTACAAATATTCTGGTCAATAACGCTAATGAGAAAATCAGTAATATATCAATGATAACCAATGATATAATCAAGCAAATAAATGATTCGTTAATAGCAACATCAAATTCAGATAGCCGGTTATTATCCAATGTTAATGGTAAGTCAAAACAGAAAAAAGTTATAGAACAAAGTAGTAATGTAATAGTAAATGATCTACAATCATTccaaaattcaaaagaCAATACTTTAGGGAAACATCAATTATTGCCTAAAATATCGAAAGAGATGGAACATGAAATCaccaatttattaaatcGAATAGGTTCAAATATGGAATCTCAAGATTTACAATTTTTACTGAATCATTTGTTATCAAATCAAACCAAAAATTCCACTTCTCTTTCAGAAAAAATGATTACTCTATGGACTGCAActcaattattaaatagTCACGGATCGGACCATTTCTCTAGCCTATCTATTACAAATGAGGATAATCCCGAATTTTTAACCTTTAATGATAGAGATGAACAGCAATTAGGACCGCAATATAATGAAGCGTGTTTTACCATTTTAGAATATTGTAACGATTTATCGGAAGAaatttcaatcaatttagAATCGTCAACACATTCGATGacacaagaagaagaacgaGCACTATGTATCGTGCTATATTCCATCAGTAATGTAAGCACACTGATGGGAACTGATTTTGCTATGGAATTAATTGACcatttatatattgttattgataACTTGGCAAATTCATCTTATTTAGTACGTTCATTTGCTCAATCTTGTTCTATAAATATTgctaatttattatatgatgGATCAGTGAAAGAACTAATCTTACAAAATGTTGATTATTTAGTGGAATCCATTGCAGTGAGATTAAATTCCGGGATGATGAATCATGTTGGAACTATATTAATGGTTATTTGTAAAATTGCTGGATTCAAAACTATAAGGTCCTTCCAAGATGttattgaaacaattttcaaattattagaatattTCCATGGTTATTCTGATTTATGTTTagaatttttccaattatttgaaatcattatattagaaatgaaaaaggAATATTTGGCTACTAATACAGATGATAGACGATTGGATCATCAAGTTGGTAATGTCAACAGTTTCAAACCATGGGGGATGAAGAATATTGACCAATTAATTCAAGTTTTAGAGACGTTTGAAGAAGGCGATCAACTCACAAACCCGTCACCTGATGACTATCCCctagatgaagatgagCCAAAGAATTTTCAAGACTATTTTGATTCTAAATTAAGAGAAGTAGACAGTGATGACGAATCAATAATGGACGAAGTTCAAAATGTCGAAGGAGAAGGAGTGCtagaaaatgatgatggtgaagaggaagaagaagatgaaaaagaCGACGACGAGGATAAATGGGTTTCACCAATTCCAAATGATGCATACAAAATCttattacaaatatttAGTTACAGTGATAGATTATTAACACATCCGTCAAAACCATTAAGGATACAAATTTTACGAACATGTCAAATTTTAATTCCAATGATATCTACACAACATTCATTATTTCTACCACAAGTTGCCCAATTTTGGAACACGGTGGTGAAATGTAgtcttgatgatgattttaatattattaaatattccaTGGAATGTATTGAGTTATTAATGCATTTTGCAGATGATTTTATAACGAAACGGTTTTTCGAATTCTGGTCAAGATTAAAGAATGAATCAGttctattgaaaaaaatcaataaaattgGGAATATAGAAGGAATGAAATCACAAGCTTTACAAAAATTCCCCATTATCATAAGAGATGCATTGTTAGCGATGTCAAAGATGTTATTGGAAGGTATCAAAATTACAGAATTTTCACTTCCTGAAACGATAATGGTAGAGATGATTGAAGTTTGCCTTAATGTCTTACCTGTGGATGAAGTTGCAAGTAGATCTTTAGTTATTGGCGATATCGTTTGGAGTATGAAGTGA
- the IXR1 gene encoding DNA-binding transcription repressor IXR1 (similar to Saccharomyces cerevisiae IXR1 (YKL032C) and ABF2 (YMR072W); ancestral locus Anc_2.535), with protein MQIPSINNSGSPKHEDASANNLLGLAQEQPLQYQQLDHSDNQYQTSRQSGQQSQAGLAQFQSQPYQSQYQPQYQQQQQQQQQGTSQQNAYFPPPLQQLQQAPQLQQGQSSATPQQPQYQQQQPSATTAAGGSSSTASGSTTGAGTTTTSGQQDFTYGQSTTAGQPNQSLNQQQFSDFMYNSFLSHLANKQSGSPLTNAMGSASHINPATAAAAATNNTSYLNPPIQRYFSNGMNAGQSSLLDNTHSSSLLQPPLPLGQQGQQGQQQAQQPQYLQLHNDQQQLQQQLNQNPQMVQQLQQQYQQHQQQQQQQQQQQHQHLQQSIPQQRQAAHHHQQQHQHQQQPQQQQQQQQQQQQQQQPQLPVPKKLSSTQSRIERRKQLKKQGPKRPSSAYFLFSMSIRNTLLQQFPDAKVPELSKLASARWKELTDVEKKPYYDEFRTNWDKYRILRDEYEKTLPPKRPSGPFIQFTQEIRPQIVKENPDKNLIEITKIIGEKWRELDPTKKAEYTETYKKRLKEWEKCYPEDENTDLPNANSRSNKKKNSNAKKSQSNSLTPNSLPPMNHPNLNGSASNTNTNTPTITTPTTTSTATTTAAAAAAANSIMNPTQNSLLSQFNPNPNSLTSSHSVMPRNQ; from the coding sequence atgcAAATTCCAAGTATTAACAACAGTGGGTCTCCTAAGCACGAAGACGCCTCTGCAAATAACCTTCTTGGATTAGCTCAAGAACAACCATTGCAATACCAGCAATTGGATCACTCTGATAATCAATACCAGACATCACGACAATCTGGTCAACAATCTCAAGCTGGTTTGGCACAATTTCAATCTCAACCTTATCAAAGTCAATATCAACCTcaatatcaacaacaacaacaacaacaacaacaggGAACTTCGCAACAAAATGCTTACTTCCCTCCTCCTTTAcaacaattacaacaagCTCCTCAATTACAACAAGGTCAGAGTTCTGCTACTCCTCAACAACCTCAataccaacaacaacaacctAGTGCTACTACCGCTGCTGGTGGTAGCTCTTCAACCGCTTCTGGTTCCACCACTGGCGCAGGCACTACTACAACTTCAGGTCAACAAGATTTTACCTATGGTCAATCTACAACAGCAGGTCAACCAAACCAATCTTTgaatcaacaacaattcTCAGATTTCATGTATAATTCCTTCTTATCACATTTGGCCAATAAACAATCTGGTTCACCATTAACTAATGCAATGGGATCCGCTTCTCATATCAATCCCGCTACTGCTGCTGCCGCTGcaacaaataatacatCTTATTTGAATCCTCCAattcaaagatatttttctaatgGTATGAATGCAGGTCAATCTTCTCTCTTAGATAACACAcattcatcttcattattacaaCCTCCTTTACCATTAGGACAACAAGGGCAACAAGGGCAACAACAGGCACAACAACCACAATATTTACAACTTCATAATGACCAACAACAATTGcaacaacaattgaatCAAAACCCTCAAATGGTTCAACAATTGCAACAGCAATATCAACaacaccaacaacaacaacaacaacaacaacaacaacaacaccaACATCTTCAACAGTCTATTCCACAACAACGACAAGCCgctcatcatcatcaacagcaacatcaacaccaacaacaaccacaacagcaacaacaacaacaacaacaacaacagcaacaacaacaaccacaaTTACCTgttccaaaaaaattatcttcaaCTCAAAgtagaattgaaagaagaaaacaattgaaaaaacaaGGCCCTAAAAGACCTTCTTCTGcttatttcttattttcaatGTCAATAAGAAATACTCTATTACAACAATTCCCTGATGCTAAAGTACCAGAATTATCTAAATTAGCTTCAGCAAGGTGGAAAGAATTAACTGACGTCGAAAAAAAACCTtattatgatgaatttaGAACAAATTGGGATAaatatagaatattaagagatgaatatgaaaaaacTTTACCACCAAAGAGACCCTCAGGTccatttattcaattcacACAAGAAATTCGTCCACAAATTGTTAAGGAAAATCCtgataaaaatttaattgaaattacaaaaataataggTGAAAAATGGCGTGAATTAGATCCAACTAAAAAAGCAGAATATACTGAAACTTataagaaaagattaaagGAATGGGAAAAGTGTTATccagaagatgaaaatacaGATTTACCAAATGCAAATTCAAGATcaaataagaagaaaaattcaaatgcAAAAAAATCTCAAAGTAATTCTTTAACACCAAATTCATTACCTCCAATGAATCATCCTAATTTAAACGGTTCAGCATCTAATACCAATACTAATACTCCAACAATTACTActccaacaacaacatcgACCGCAACAACTACAGCTGCCGCCGCCGCTGCAgcaaattcaataatgaacCCAACTCAAAATTCTTTGTTATCACAATTTAATCCAAATCCAAATTCTTTGACTTCATCACATTCAGTAATGCcaagaaatcaatga